One window of Desulfovibrio sp. X2 genomic DNA carries:
- a CDS encoding exodeoxyribonuclease III — MILYSWNVNGFRAAAKKGFWDWFSERRADVVCLQETKASPEQLAPTDLDPEGYVGFWNSATMKKGYSGTACLCRVPPLNHRLDMPWDEWRGEGRLVHVEYPAFHLLNCYFPNSGQGPVRLAYKLGFYQAFLDYCEELRTKKPVVFCGDVNTAHRPIDLHDPVGNAKSSGFLPEEREWVDRFVAAGYVDTFRLFTEDGGHYTWWDYRTRARPKNIGWRIDYFFVSEELRDKVARAWIEPEVMGSDHCPVGLELSV, encoded by the coding sequence ATGATCCTCTACTCCTGGAACGTGAACGGATTTCGCGCCGCGGCCAAGAAGGGCTTCTGGGACTGGTTTTCCGAGCGCAGGGCCGACGTGGTCTGCCTGCAGGAGACCAAGGCCTCGCCCGAGCAGCTGGCGCCCACGGACCTCGATCCCGAGGGCTACGTGGGCTTCTGGAACTCGGCCACGATGAAGAAGGGCTATTCCGGCACGGCCTGCCTGTGCCGCGTCCCGCCCCTGAACCACCGCCTGGACATGCCTTGGGACGAGTGGCGGGGCGAAGGGCGGCTCGTGCACGTCGAATACCCGGCCTTCCACCTGCTCAACTGCTACTTCCCCAATTCCGGCCAGGGCCCGGTGCGCCTGGCCTACAAGCTCGGCTTCTACCAGGCCTTCCTGGACTACTGCGAGGAGCTGCGGACCAAGAAGCCCGTGGTCTTCTGCGGTGACGTGAACACGGCGCACAGGCCCATCGACCTGCACGACCCGGTGGGCAACGCCAAGTCCTCCGGCTTCCTGCCCGAGGAGCGGGAATGGGTCGACCGCTTCGTGGCCGCAGGATACGTGGACACCTTCCGTCTCTTCACCGAGGACGGGGGCCACTACACCTGGTGGGACTACCGCACCCGCGCCCGGCCGAAGAACATCGGCTGGCGCATCGACTACTTCTTCGTCAGCGAGGAGCTGAGGGACAAGGTCGCGCGGGCCTGGATAGAGCCCGAGGTCATGGGCTCGGACCACTGCCCCGTGGGCCTCGAGCTGTCCGTGTAG
- a CDS encoding zinc-binding dehydrogenase, with product MRYVHADSETPGTFSLREASEPLAGPSAALVAVKVFSLNPGEIRHAQAGALPRPGWDLAGEVIMPAGDGSSPEIGTRVVGFLPSGSWAERVSVPGRSLAAIPDGVSLEEAACLPVAGLTALNMLHRAGQIVGARVLVNGASGSVGYFSCALARLSGAHVVGALRNADRVDFARQAGAHEVVVSEDLSETAARGPYDVIVDTVGGKGMERAVQQLAAEGLYISCMTRGAVTLDDPGYLLAHNARIEIYGGLRETRRTPPGDGLARLLACVADKRLEVPIEERYGWESVVMACERLMARKVRGKIVLTIGS from the coding sequence ATGCGCTACGTTCATGCGGATTCCGAGACCCCCGGGACATTCTCGCTGCGCGAGGCGAGCGAGCCGCTGGCCGGACCGTCCGCCGCCCTGGTGGCGGTCAAGGTCTTTTCCCTCAACCCCGGGGAGATACGCCATGCCCAGGCAGGCGCCTTGCCCAGGCCAGGCTGGGATCTGGCAGGCGAGGTCATCATGCCCGCCGGGGACGGATCGAGCCCCGAGATCGGCACCAGAGTTGTCGGCTTCCTGCCTTCCGGCTCCTGGGCCGAGCGAGTCAGCGTGCCCGGCCGCTCCCTGGCCGCCATCCCGGACGGCGTGTCCCTGGAAGAGGCCGCCTGCCTGCCAGTGGCCGGACTGACCGCCCTCAACATGCTGCACAGGGCCGGTCAGATCGTCGGGGCCAGGGTGCTGGTCAACGGGGCCTCGGGCAGCGTGGGCTACTTCTCCTGCGCCCTGGCCAGGCTCTCGGGCGCGCATGTGGTCGGCGCCCTGCGCAACGCGGACCGCGTCGACTTCGCCCGCCAAGCCGGGGCGCACGAGGTCGTGGTCAGCGAGGACCTGTCCGAGACCGCGGCCCGCGGGCCGTACGACGTGATCGTGGACACCGTGGGGGGCAAGGGCATGGAGCGGGCCGTGCAGCAGCTTGCCGCGGAAGGGCTCTACATCAGCTGCATGACACGCGGGGCGGTGACGCTCGACGATCCCGGCTACCTGCTCGCGCACAATGCCCGCATCGAGATCTACGGCGGGCTGCGCGAGACGCGGCGGACCCCTCCGGGCGACGGCCTGGCCCGGCTACTGGCCTGCGTGGCCGACAAGCGGCTCGAGGTGCCGATCGAGGAGCGCTACGGGTGGGAGTCGGTGGTCATGGCCTGCGAGCGGCTCATGGCGCGCAAGGTGCGCGGCAAGATCGTGCTGACCATAGGCTCCTGA
- a CDS encoding small ribosomal subunit Rsm22 family protein has protein sequence MSPETPSALFFPMPDDAIRLLGEYGAFLKEAMPLKPKYARNLPFEVRELSASLTDERAEAFAPDYMTRPGTLSAYLHYFHPWNLYRLTRLLATLPLDLPEGARVVDLGAGPLTVVQALWMARPDLRTRRIEFTCIDRAGKSLRYGMDLFRRLAPDSPWRIQLLDEHLFKMPHGRYDLITAANVLNELAEGNAAQREPDLEELAGRLCSHLADTGSLLLVEPGTRLAARRLIALRHVLIEERGLTVASPCPHQTSCPMPGTGRLPWCHFTFSTHGAPLWLTHLAQAASLIKNRLSLSFVHAGRSLQKPDETRARVISDAFALPGDRRGQYCCTARGLALVVLEGFPLPSGALIKPAWMEPEQRDPKSGALMAEYVPATRKGPARGSSAPRAERGGRDERGGQERRQERSQERGPIREQSGRGAPKQGGHERMGRQEKRPGQHSDKRSQSRPEGGKPFGERSGEPKRERRDERFGDRREKRRDEQPRSFERGTDRFQDRSSDRKKTSGKPWDREMNDASRGKKPGGFKPRQESGQDRGQGGAKWEGKSGKTFKDKPARNNADTQRDRAGKPAHGKPCKGKGGQAAGAAQENRQGWRQDKNPGAKPFSRDDAQRTGQDRKHEGKPRADKTRGDKPRTGRPMTGKPSSAKPAPEKAHKPRQDAPERAAHAPQKPQHTPEAERNAPRGAQGAKAGGKLVGKFRRKRSQGSPEAAGPKDDE, from the coding sequence ATGTCCCCTGAGACTCCCTCCGCGCTCTTCTTTCCCATGCCGGACGACGCGATCCGGCTCCTCGGCGAATACGGCGCCTTCCTCAAGGAAGCCATGCCGCTCAAGCCCAAGTACGCCCGCAACCTGCCGTTCGAGGTCCGCGAACTGTCCGCGAGCCTCACGGACGAGCGCGCCGAGGCCTTCGCCCCGGACTACATGACCCGGCCCGGCACGCTCTCGGCCTATCTGCACTATTTCCATCCCTGGAACCTCTACCGCCTGACGCGGCTGTTGGCCACGCTGCCCCTCGACCTGCCCGAAGGCGCGCGCGTGGTGGACCTGGGCGCAGGGCCGCTGACAGTGGTCCAGGCGCTGTGGATGGCGCGGCCGGACCTGCGCACGCGGCGCATCGAGTTCACCTGCATCGACCGGGCAGGCAAGTCCCTGCGCTACGGCATGGACCTTTTCCGCCGCCTGGCCCCTGATTCGCCCTGGCGCATCCAGCTCCTTGACGAGCACCTCTTCAAGATGCCGCACGGCCGCTACGACCTGATCACCGCGGCCAACGTGCTGAACGAGCTGGCCGAGGGGAATGCCGCCCAGCGGGAACCGGATCTGGAAGAGCTGGCCGGACGGCTCTGCTCCCATCTCGCGGACACGGGCTCCCTGCTCCTGGTGGAGCCGGGCACGCGCCTGGCCGCCCGCCGCCTCATCGCGCTCAGACACGTGCTGATCGAGGAGAGGGGGCTGACCGTGGCCTCCCCCTGCCCTCACCAGACGTCCTGTCCCATGCCCGGCACCGGTCGCTTGCCGTGGTGCCATTTCACCTTCAGCACGCACGGCGCTCCCCTCTGGCTGACCCATCTGGCCCAGGCCGCGAGCCTGATCAAGAACCGCCTGAGCCTCTCTTTCGTGCACGCCGGGCGCAGCCTGCAAAAGCCCGACGAGACGAGGGCGCGAGTCATCTCCGACGCCTTCGCCCTGCCCGGCGACCGCAGGGGCCAGTACTGCTGCACGGCGCGCGGCCTGGCCCTGGTCGTGCTGGAGGGCTTCCCCCTGCCCTCCGGCGCGCTGATAAAGCCCGCCTGGATGGAGCCCGAGCAGCGCGACCCCAAGTCCGGCGCGCTGATGGCGGAATACGTGCCTGCCACGCGCAAGGGCCCGGCCCGCGGATCGAGCGCACCGCGCGCGGAACGCGGCGGCAGGGACGAACGCGGCGGCCAGGAGCGCAGACAGGAACGCAGTCAGGAGCGGGGGCCGATACGGGAGCAGTCCGGACGAGGCGCGCCCAAACAGGGCGGGCACGAACGCATGGGCCGCCAGGAGAAGCGCCCCGGACAACACTCCGACAAGCGCTCCCAGTCGCGCCCCGAGGGCGGGAAGCCTTTCGGCGAACGCTCCGGAGAGCCGAAGCGCGAGCGCCGGGACGAACGGTTCGGGGATCGCCGTGAAAAACGCCGCGACGAGCAGCCCCGGTCTTTCGAGCGGGGAACGGACCGTTTTCAGGACCGCTCTTCCGACCGCAAGAAGACCTCCGGCAAACCCTGGGACCGCGAGATGAACGACGCGTCCCGCGGCAAGAAACCTGGCGGATTCAAGCCCCGCCAGGAGAGCGGACAGGACCGGGGACAGGGCGGTGCGAAGTGGGAAGGCAAGTCCGGGAAGACGTTCAAGGACAAGCCTGCCCGCAACAACGCCGACACGCAGCGCGACCGCGCGGGCAAGCCCGCCCACGGCAAGCCTTGCAAAGGCAAGGGCGGACAGGCGGCCGGTGCCGCGCAGGAGAACAGGCAGGGCTGGAGGCAGGACAAGAACCCGGGCGCGAAACCGTTCTCCAGGGACGACGCCCAGCGGACCGGCCAGGACAGGAAGCACGAGGGCAAGCCGCGCGCGGACAAGACGCGGGGCGACAAGCCCCGAACCGGCAGGCCCATGACCGGCAAGCCCTCTTCTGCAAAGCCCGCGCCCGAGAAGGCTCATAAGCCCCGGCAGGACGCCCCGGAGCGCGCCGCGCACGCACCGCAGAAGCCCCAGCACACGCCCGAGGCCGAGCGCAATGCTCCGCGAGGAGCGCAGGGGGCCAAGGCGGGCGGCAAGCTCGTCGGCAAGTTCCGGCGCAAGCGTTCTCAGGGCTCGCCGGAGGCAGCGGGCCCCAAGGACGACGAATAG
- a CDS encoding ASKHA domain-containing protein, giving the protein MDPGHGLTVAQLMFLYDGGPVKPLCGGVGRCGRCRTRFLAGLPAADATEERLLSAEELADGIRLACRHQAVPGMAVESWPRAGGAAALLPETKAAALAVDLGTTSIHWAALDEQGRVLAEASEPNPQLGAGSEIMSRLAFAMSGHADHLRRLVVERLRTLHRAAGSPDRLVVAANPSMTCLFLGRSVEGLSCAPYRLEYAGGQKELLAEDLPECVIPPQLGPFVGGDVSAGILHLEAEVAPPAPWLLADFGTNGEFALALPGGRLLLASVPMGPALEGVGLSGGCLAGPGAAAGFGLGPRGLTPEVLPTAEGPWEGARLRGMTGTGALSLLAQLRRAGALDARGHFVSGTSPLAARLLAGLREEHGEAVLGLPGHLAMRASDVEEVLKVKAACNAAVSALLAEAGLAPGDVSTLYLAGALGSHVRPEDLAELGFIPASLAAKAVAAGNTSLAGARLLAVNDEALASAALLPGRSHVLDMAAEADFGRRYIERMHFDYVP; this is encoded by the coding sequence GTGGACCCAGGACACGGGCTCACCGTGGCGCAGCTCATGTTCCTTTACGACGGCGGTCCTGTCAAGCCGCTGTGCGGGGGGGTGGGGCGCTGCGGCCGCTGCAGGACGCGCTTTCTGGCCGGACTCCCGGCGGCCGACGCCACCGAGGAGCGGCTCCTGTCGGCCGAGGAACTGGCGGACGGCATCCGCCTGGCCTGCCGCCACCAGGCCGTGCCGGGCATGGCGGTCGAATCCTGGCCCAGGGCCGGAGGCGCCGCGGCCCTCCTCCCCGAGACCAAGGCCGCGGCCCTGGCCGTGGACCTCGGCACAACGAGCATCCATTGGGCGGCCCTGGACGAACAAGGCCGCGTCCTGGCCGAGGCCTCGGAGCCCAACCCCCAGCTCGGCGCGGGCAGCGAGATCATGTCCCGCCTGGCCTTCGCCATGTCCGGCCACGCCGACCACCTGCGCAGGCTGGTGGTCGAGAGGCTGCGCACCCTGCACCGCGCCGCGGGCTCGCCCGACAGACTCGTCGTGGCCGCCAACCCCTCCATGACCTGCCTCTTCCTCGGCCGGTCGGTGGAAGGGCTCTCCTGCGCGCCGTATCGCCTGGAATACGCGGGCGGACAAAAGGAGCTCCTTGCCGAGGACCTGCCCGAGTGCGTCATCCCGCCCCAGCTCGGTCCCTTCGTGGGCGGCGACGTGTCCGCGGGCATCCTCCACCTGGAGGCCGAGGTCGCCCCGCCCGCGCCCTGGCTGCTGGCGGACTTCGGAACCAACGGCGAGTTCGCCCTGGCCCTGCCCGGCGGACGGCTCCTCCTGGCGAGCGTGCCCATGGGCCCGGCGCTCGAGGGCGTGGGCCTGTCCGGCGGCTGCCTTGCGGGCCCCGGAGCGGCCGCGGGCTTCGGCCTCGGCCCGAGGGGGCTCACGCCCGAGGTCCTGCCCACCGCCGAGGGACCGTGGGAAGGTGCAAGGCTTCGCGGCATGACCGGCACGGGCGCCCTCTCGCTGCTGGCGCAGCTTCGGCGCGCCGGGGCGCTTGACGCGAGGGGGCACTTCGTGTCAGGGACCTCGCCCCTGGCCGCGCGTCTGCTCGCCGGACTGCGCGAGGAGCACGGCGAGGCCGTGCTGGGATTGCCGGGCCACCTCGCCATGCGCGCCTCGGACGTCGAGGAGGTGCTGAAGGTCAAGGCGGCCTGCAACGCCGCCGTCTCGGCCCTGCTTGCCGAGGCCGGACTGGCCCCCGGAGATGTTTCCACCCTCTATCTGGCCGGAGCCCTCGGCAGCCACGTGCGGCCGGAAGACCTGGCGGAGCTCGGCTTCATCCCCGCTTCCCTGGCCGCCAAGGCAGTGGCCGCGGGCAACACCTCGCTGGCCGGAGCCCGCCTCCTGGCCGTGAACGACGAGGCCCTGGCGAGCGCGGCCCTGCTGCCCGGCCGCTCGCACGTGCTGGACATGGCCGCCGAAGCGGACTTCGGCCGTCGCTACATTGAAAGGATGCACTTCGACTATGTCCCCTGA
- a CDS encoding WG repeat-containing protein has translation MSGHAIGVVAVVFIVGVVGLVAIFFLLNTAETLSKLLAHVLHRLARNPVQRASTTTHVDRSQTVIQHFHGSGPAPQAAVPGAERTYRVSLAAPDGPPALEPEDEPLTLPPGQEAFLVPVEMEPDAYGYITRTGRQVIEPRFEYAEPFSEGLAVIGRDGHYGYIDAAGSEVISAVFDDAGEFAEGLAPVMRGGRYGFIDASGTFVIAPAYDGAASFGQGLAAVLVAGRYGYVDTRGEMAIPPRFDYAGRFRAGKAAVMLDGECGFLSLAGECGMLPPHTCPGGFSEALVPVLRNGAWGYALQNGKMHIQPRFEAAEPFSEGLAAVCENGRWGYIDMYGRSVVSPRLERAGAFSEGLAPACEKGLWGFLLPDGEWAVEPVWQMAHPFSDGLSRVRVDGRWGYVRPDGSFALEAVFEEAGDFRHDLALVRRDGRDMYLDSSGSVICLLPAADGAGRGRGRFAPKG, from the coding sequence ATGTCCGGCCATGCCATCGGCGTCGTCGCCGTCGTCTTCATCGTCGGCGTGGTCGGGCTGGTGGCCATCTTCTTTCTGCTGAACACCGCGGAAACCCTCTCCAAGCTCCTCGCCCACGTGCTCCATCGTCTGGCCCGCAACCCCGTGCAGCGGGCCTCGACGACCACGCACGTGGACCGCTCGCAGACCGTCATCCAGCATTTCCACGGCTCCGGACCGGCCCCGCAGGCGGCAGTGCCGGGAGCGGAGCGGACGTATCGCGTCTCTCTGGCAGCTCCGGACGGCCCGCCCGCGCTCGAGCCCGAGGACGAGCCCCTGACCCTGCCGCCCGGCCAGGAGGCCTTCCTCGTGCCCGTTGAGATGGAGCCGGACGCCTACGGCTACATCACCCGCACCGGCAGGCAGGTCATCGAGCCGCGCTTCGAGTACGCCGAGCCCTTCAGCGAGGGGCTGGCCGTCATCGGCCGGGACGGGCATTACGGCTACATCGACGCCGCGGGCAGCGAGGTCATCTCCGCCGTGTTCGACGACGCGGGCGAGTTCGCCGAGGGGCTGGCCCCGGTCATGCGCGGCGGCAGATACGGCTTCATCGACGCCTCGGGCACCTTCGTCATAGCGCCCGCCTACGACGGCGCGGCCTCGTTCGGCCAGGGACTGGCCGCCGTGCTGGTCGCCGGAAGGTACGGCTATGTGGACACGCGCGGCGAAATGGCCATCCCGCCGCGCTTCGACTACGCCGGGCGTTTCCGCGCAGGCAAGGCGGCGGTCATGCTCGACGGCGAGTGCGGCTTCCTTTCTCTTGCGGGCGAGTGCGGCATGCTGCCGCCGCATACCTGTCCGGGCGGCTTTTCCGAGGCGCTGGTGCCCGTGCTGCGAAACGGCGCCTGGGGCTATGCGCTGCAGAACGGCAAGATGCACATCCAGCCGCGCTTCGAGGCTGCGGAGCCGTTCAGCGAGGGGCTGGCCGCCGTCTGCGAGAACGGTCGATGGGGCTACATCGACATGTACGGCCGCTCTGTGGTTTCGCCTCGGCTGGAGCGCGCGGGCGCCTTCAGCGAGGGGCTGGCCCCGGCCTGCGAGAAGGGGCTGTGGGGATTTCTTCTGCCTGACGGCGAATGGGCCGTGGAGCCCGTGTGGCAGATGGCCCATCCCTTTTCCGACGGCCTGTCCCGCGTACGCGTGGACGGCCGCTGGGGCTACGTCAGGCCGGATGGATCGTTCGCCCTGGAGGCGGTCTTCGAGGAAGCCGGGGATTTCCGCCACGACCTCGCCCTGGTGCGCAGGGACGGCCGCGACATGTATCTCGATTCGAGCGGCAGCGTGATCTGCCTGCTGCCCGCGGCGGACGGGGCCGGGCGGGGACGCGGCCGCTTTGCGCCGAAAGGATAG
- a CDS encoding peptidoglycan DD-metalloendopeptidase family protein, translating into MRKTNSYNIIAKAKRIRPVRLAFLFCVLILAAVLVTPLMHSKKDDAPAPAQVQQPEQTAENCTAAPAEPATSVIKGTVKPGDTVSDILGQYISTADIHTLAQKCASVFPLSRINAGRDYSIVAEDNSLRQFVYDIDSDERLVVNLDDNGFEVNRVPIDYDVSTVMVKGTITDSLFQAVEDAGEHDALAFALGNIFEWDVDFARDLREGDSFRVVVEKRYLDGNFAGYGKILAARFDNQGDSYYAFLYTDGAYRPSYYSSDGHSMRKAFLKAPLKFTRISSSFSWKRFHPILHEFRAHPAIDYAAPVGTPVRTIGDGVVTFVGVNGGAGRMIKVRHRNGYETWYSHLHGYARGIRTGTSVSQGQIIGYVGSSGLATGPHLDFRMRLGGKYINPLAVKTPPANNVSRKNMADFSKEVKEYTAVLDEKEPLQAKVEDKTPPEVRKL; encoded by the coding sequence ATGCGTAAAACGAACAGCTACAATATTATTGCAAAGGCCAAACGAATCCGCCCGGTTCGTTTGGCCTTTCTGTTCTGTGTCCTGATCCTGGCGGCCGTGCTCGTCACCCCGCTGATGCACAGCAAAAAGGACGACGCACCGGCGCCGGCCCAGGTGCAGCAGCCGGAGCAGACTGCCGAGAACTGTACGGCCGCCCCGGCCGAGCCCGCCACGTCCGTCATCAAGGGAACGGTCAAGCCCGGTGATACGGTCTCCGACATACTCGGACAGTACATATCCACGGCCGACATCCACACCCTGGCCCAGAAATGCGCCTCGGTCTTCCCCCTCTCGCGCATCAACGCGGGCCGCGACTACTCCATCGTCGCGGAGGACAACTCCCTGCGCCAGTTCGTCTACGACATCGACAGCGACGAGCGCCTCGTGGTCAACCTCGACGACAACGGCTTCGAGGTGAACCGTGTGCCCATCGACTATGACGTCTCCACCGTCATGGTCAAAGGCACCATTACGGACAGCCTGTTCCAGGCCGTGGAAGACGCCGGGGAGCACGACGCCCTGGCCTTCGCCCTGGGCAACATCTTCGAATGGGACGTGGACTTCGCCCGCGACCTGCGCGAAGGCGACTCGTTCCGCGTGGTCGTGGAGAAGCGCTACCTGGACGGCAACTTCGCGGGCTACGGCAAGATCCTGGCCGCCCGCTTCGACAACCAGGGCGACAGCTACTACGCCTTCCTGTACACCGACGGCGCCTATCGCCCCTCCTACTACAGCAGCGACGGCCACTCCATGCGCAAGGCCTTCCTCAAGGCCCCGCTCAAGTTCACCCGCATCAGCTCGAGCTTCTCCTGGAAGCGCTTCCACCCCATCCTGCACGAGTTCAGGGCGCATCCCGCCATCGACTACGCCGCGCCGGTCGGAACGCCGGTGCGCACCATCGGCGACGGAGTGGTGACCTTCGTGGGCGTGAACGGCGGCGCGGGACGCATGATCAAGGTCAGGCACCGCAACGGCTACGAGACCTGGTACTCTCACCTGCACGGCTACGCCCGCGGCATCCGCACCGGCACCAGCGTCTCGCAAGGGCAGATCATCGGCTACGTGGGATCGAGCGGACTGGCCACGGGCCCGCACCTCGACTTCCGCATGCGGCTCGGCGGCAAGTACATCAATCCGTTGGCCGTGAAGACGCCTCCGGCGAACAACGTCTCCCGGAAGAACATGGCGGATTTCAGCAAAGAGGTGAAGGAATACACGGCAGTGCTCGACGAGAAGGAGCCGCTGCAGGCCAAGGTCGAGGACAAGACTCCCCCCGAGGTGCGCAAGCTCTAG
- a CDS encoding flagellin has protein sequence MSLVINHNMMAMTASRNLTSAYDSLSTSVNRLSSGLRINSSADDAAGLAIRELMRSDISALNQGVRNANDAISLIQTADGALQVVDEKLIRMKELAEQAATGTYNSDQRLIIDSEYQAMASEITRIASATDFNGIYLLNGNLSSETHSGAGLNSTGKLKVHFGPGNDSSEDYYYVQVGTSTASALGVGLGATTTAGRSISTQELAQTALDQINKAIVSKDKIRANLGALQNRLENTVTNLQIQAENLQASESRISDVDVATEMTEYTRDQILSQSAVAMLSQANSLPKMALNLIQG, from the coding sequence ATGTCGCTCGTCATCAACCACAACATGATGGCCATGACCGCGTCCCGCAACCTGACCTCGGCCTACGACAGTCTGAGCACCTCGGTGAACAGGCTCTCTTCCGGCCTGCGCATCAACAGTTCCGCGGACGACGCCGCGGGGCTGGCGATCCGCGAGCTCATGCGCTCGGACATCTCGGCGCTGAACCAGGGTGTGCGCAACGCCAACGACGCCATCTCGCTCATCCAGACTGCGGACGGCGCGCTGCAGGTGGTGGACGAAAAGCTGATCCGCATGAAGGAGCTGGCCGAGCAGGCGGCCACCGGCACCTACAACTCCGACCAGCGCCTGATCATCGACTCCGAGTACCAGGCCATGGCTTCGGAAATCACCCGTATCGCCAGCGCCACGGACTTCAACGGCATCTACCTGCTGAACGGCAACCTCTCGTCCGAGACGCACAGCGGCGCGGGGCTCAATTCCACCGGGAAGCTGAAGGTCCACTTCGGCCCGGGCAACGACTCGTCCGAGGACTACTACTACGTCCAGGTCGGCACCTCCACGGCCTCCGCCCTGGGCGTGGGCCTGGGCGCCACCACCACGGCCGGGCGCTCCATCTCCACGCAGGAGCTGGCCCAGACCGCCCTGGACCAGATCAACAAGGCCATCGTCTCCAAGGACAAGATCCGCGCCAACCTGGGCGCCCTGCAGAACCGCCTGGAGAACACGGTGACCAACCTGCAGATCCAGGCCGAGAACCTGCAGGCTTCCGAGTCGCGCATCTCCGACGTGGACGTGGCCACCGAGATGACCGAGTACACCCGCGACCAGATCCTGTCGCAGTCCGCCGTGGCCATGCTCTCGCAGGCCAACAGCCTGCCGAAGATGGCCCTGAACCTCATCCAGGGCTAG
- a CDS encoding DMT family transporter → MHLRSNEATLPTLALIAAVVLWGSSFIAMKVAVGAFHPMLVVFSRMAIAALAFAVFLRRFRADYRPGDWKWIVLMALCEPCLYFVCEAYALRYTAASQAGMITAILPLLTAVGARIFLQERTSLRTYCGFLLSIAGVVWLTGVAATTENAPDPLLGNFLEFLAMCCATGYMLLLKKLTTRYNSWFLTFMQALVGAVFFVPAMAVTGVSLPAALPLLPALCVVYLGLFISIGAYGFYNFGMSRLPAGQATAFVNLIPVVTLILGSLLLGDRFSTQQYLASLLVFLGVFLSQSRPRKGRQGLAPSA, encoded by the coding sequence ATGCACCTGCGCAGCAACGAAGCCACGCTCCCGACCCTGGCCCTGATCGCGGCCGTGGTCCTGTGGGGCAGCTCCTTCATCGCCATGAAGGTGGCCGTAGGCGCCTTCCACCCCATGCTCGTGGTCTTCAGCCGCATGGCCATCGCGGCCCTGGCCTTCGCCGTCTTCCTCAGGCGCTTTCGGGCCGACTACCGGCCGGGCGACTGGAAGTGGATCGTGCTCATGGCGCTGTGCGAGCCCTGCCTCTACTTCGTCTGCGAGGCCTACGCCCTGCGCTACACCGCGGCCTCGCAAGCGGGCATGATCACGGCCATCCTGCCGCTGCTCACGGCAGTGGGCGCGCGCATCTTCCTGCAGGAGCGCACCTCCCTGCGCACGTACTGCGGCTTCCTCCTGTCCATCGCGGGCGTGGTCTGGCTCACCGGAGTGGCAGCGACCACGGAGAATGCGCCCGATCCCCTGCTCGGCAACTTCCTGGAGTTCCTGGCCATGTGCTGCGCCACCGGCTACATGCTGCTCCTGAAGAAGCTCACGACTCGCTACAACTCCTGGTTTCTGACCTTCATGCAGGCGCTCGTGGGCGCGGTCTTCTTCGTGCCCGCCATGGCCGTCACCGGCGTAAGCCTGCCCGCGGCGCTCCCCCTCCTGCCCGCCCTGTGCGTGGTCTACCTCGGGCTCTTCATCAGCATCGGGGCCTACGGCTTCTACAACTTCGGCATGAGCCGCCTGCCCGCGGGCCAGGCGACGGCCTTCGTCAACCTGATCCCGGTGGTCACGCTGATCCTGGGCAGCCTGCTGCTCGGCGACCGCTTCAGCACCCAACAGTACCTCGCCTCGCTCCTCGTCTTTCTCGGCGTCTTCCTGAGCCAGTCGCGCCCGCGCAAGGGACGGCAGGGCCTGGCCCCCTCGGCCTGA